The sequence below is a genomic window from Sparus aurata chromosome 6, fSpaAur1.1, whole genome shotgun sequence.
AATCTGGTCATGCCTCAGTAGTGTGGATTCCCCATTAAAAAGGCAGAGTAACTTTGTTTACTCCATTTGAGTATATCCATCACCACAAACGTAACCTTCCTCACCGGAATATTTTGGTACTGCTGTGGAGTGTAACTTCGGGTACCAACAGGTGCAATGGGGATGAAGCCATGCAGCTGAGCGTTGTTCTTCATGAGGAAGGGGATGGAATAATGTCCACTCATGGAGGGGCTCAAGAGCACGGCTGCCCTGACACCCAAAGACTCCATGAACCTTGAGAGGAGGTCCACCCGATTCTGGTCCGTCTTCAGAGCCTCTGAGTCTGGAGATTTTCCATACCcttcaagaagaagaagaatttgaGGAAGAGAAGTCACGGCTCGATTAGACCATTGTTAAGAGTGATTAATTTGAGTAGCATCATGCTTAACAAGATTAAACTGATTATAATCCAGTTTTAAGGGAGATTATCATCATTTCTGATTATGTGCCTACCTGGCAGGTCCATCGCCAAGGCCTGATAGCCGTTAGTTGCCAGAAGGGCCATTGTGCCGAGTTCTTCCCAGGTTTTAGATGTGAAGGCCTGGCCATGCAGAAGCACCACTTGCAGCctgcaaaaataaatcattttgttttcctgtgatttcttagcagttgtttttttcaaaaatgtataacGAGTACAGCCCCagcaaataaagtattttagTGTACAGGTCAGCAGGACACCAGCACGTATCAACAGACTCTCCTTACTGTCCTACAAAACTGGTTTGGAATTAAAAGTTAGGAGGAATCAGCTCACCTCGGCAATATCTGTCGTCCAGCTCCATCAACAGGCAAGGCTTCTCTGAAGAACAGTGGAGGGTCCCCTGGTAGCTGCCCGGTGCGAATGGACACGTTGATGGTTGGaagcggaggaggagaggtggccATCAGCCCCATTCTTTGAGCCTCAAGAGATGGCTCCATGCTGCCCTGACGTATAGATGGCAGCAGCAGGTACAGCAATAATGTGGCCAACAGCACCAGGCCCAGGACAACCAGACGATTGCGCAGGAAATTCATTTCGCCGAGATGAACAATCTAGGAGAAGTGGACAAGTGGAGAAAGTTCATTCAGAGAACCCATAACATGGATCCTAGTCATACTGTGCTTCTGATTGTTTGACAGTATatgcagaaagaaaaatcttttGTTCTTACATTTTTTCCCATAGCTTTAACCGTCATCACTACTAGGGCTTAATGATGTGCAGAAAATCTATACGGTGgaatataataatgatgatgtgatttttgcTGGGTTCTGTTGTTCCCTTATGCCTAGAGACTGAATCATTTCTGTAGCATCAAAATGCCACGAagcactgtattttttttcacctgtgtaACACACCAAACTATTGAAGTACTATCAATGACATTTGGaaggaggatgggtctcagcccagcaCACCTCACTGACCTTTGGTGCGGACCCTGATAAAGGGATGGATCCTGGAATTTTCACTCACTTTATTTTACACTGGaagattttcattgttttaatttatttctctgGGGAAAATGTATCAATCAAGCATATTTAGGTGGTTGGTGTCTATGAGAGGGTGCAATTTATAGCATACCCTTGATGTGGTGAGGcatgtgctctactgagtgccatttcTGTGCATTACAGTATGTTGTGACACAGTTTACCTTTATcgaaaaactgcagttaaatgaCAAATAAGTACATCCGTATTTCTTTTACAGTTCAGCGCAGTTCGATCTTAATTAAGGGTGCAGACAATTGCCCCACAAAATGTAAATCAAAGTATGGACAAATGATTTATGCTCACATCGACACAGTAAGCTTCAGCATTAGGTAGCTGATAATGTTAACCAGATTATTATTTAAAGACTAAGAGGGGCTgcgcagggaaaaaaaatgacaccagaaaaaaacccacaagaaATGTAACTAGGTGACAAATGTAATGTGAgccaaaatatgcaaaaaagctaacattagctggaTGAGTCGTTCTTCTACTAGCTAAAAATCTTTATACAAGCGGATGCTGTAGGCGACTTAATACATTAATGATGCAGCCACAGAGGAAAACTTACCAACACGGAGGAGATAATTGTCAGACACGTTCACTGACAAAAGGATAAGGATGTCCGCTTAATGGTCATGTCTTCTGCATATTTGTGGTTGCCAGTGATATTGTCAAAAGGCTTCGCGTGGAGGCTGTTGGTAGCTAGCTGTTCAAACTGAGAGGAGAACCTGAGCAGTTAGCCAGACGACAGCGACACATTTTTTTGCTGACAAGAAACTACCTGTGCTTTCAGCTGGTCTTGGATAGGAAATAATTAATGCTGAACCGAAAGTGTTATgcgaggaaggaagaaagaaagaaaggaaacatgTATATGTGACTATTAAAGACCAAATCTACCACGGTGTAAATCCTCTGTTCCTCGTCGGAGCATAATACGAGCTGCACATAACAACGCTTAGTACTGACGCGTCATTTCCTTCCAACGTTTTACGCGAACTAATATTTACGTCTGTCGAGTAAATACGATAAAGCGTTGCTTGTAAAACGCACACGTTATGTAGTATGGATTAGGTAGGTTGTGTTATTTTAGTTAAATATGATGACACTTGAACATTAGAACATTTTGATGAATTCCACTTAAAAGTAGAAGTTCATCTGCTGTTTGATGTAGGGAGGAATATCCTAGATTGCCATGCACCTTTAAACTTTGTGAAAAGTaccattttcattcattcatattctcAATTCTCAGACCAAACTTCAATGTATTTTATgccatttttgtgttttcaatttCAGAAACTTCAGACTTCACAACTTTAAACTGTATGTATCCTATCTGTTTTCTTTATGCTCTTTCTTTAATATTCAATTATGTTTACATGGACCCTGAATATCTTATATCCTGTTTACTCTGGTACTTTgttataagaaaaaaacaaacagatgagcTCAAGTGTATGTTCAATACAGACAGAGTACTTCCACTGTagaattttttattattttaatatttctgcagaaaaagtaaacctgtgtttttttaatcctggTCGACTACCccagaaaataagaaaaccagaaaaaaatcCATTCAAATTCCCTTTTTTGAATAATTAAATCATCTGAAGCAAATGTTGAATATGAAATATTACCAAATACAATACCCTTTGATTTTCCAGATTTGGCTCcaaataataacataaatacatttaggCAAAATAATGGTTATAAATTAAGGTGGATTTCATGATTAACACTGAATCTGTTTGATTATGTGCATATTAGATTTCAACTTTCGGAGACTAGAAACTTGCTTGAATGAGTAAAGCCATCACCATCAGCACACA
It includes:
- the abhd14a gene encoding protein ABHD14A; translated protein: MNFLRNRLVVLGLVLLATLLLYLLLPSIRQGSMEPSLEAQRMGLMATSPPPLPTINVSIRTGQLPGDPPLFFREALPVDGAGRQILPRLQVVLLHGQAFTSKTWEELGTMALLATNGYQALAMDLPGYGKSPDSEALKTDQNRVDLLSRFMESLGVRAAVLLSPSMSGHYSIPFLMKNNAQLHGFIPIAPVGTRSYTPQQYQNIPTPTLIVYGALDTNLGAQSHKNLMQLPHHFVLKLEGARHACYMDKPREFHQGLIEFLSKLK